A stretch of the Bacteroidales bacterium genome encodes the following:
- a CDS encoding YebC/PmpR family DNA-binding transcriptional regulator — protein MGRAFEYRRAAKEKRWDKMSKIFPKLAKSITIAAKEGGPDPDLNAKLRTAILNAKAQNMPKDNIDAAIKRAAGKDCEDYSEVLYEGKGPHGVMVVVECATDNPTRTVANVKSYFNKAGGSLVPTGSFEFMFTRKAVFEITKTDDIDIEAIELELIDAGLSELEEHEDTIYLYADYVNFGTMSKALEDLNIEPEKSSLQRIPNTTVEFTEEQLVDIEKMLDKIEDDDDIQAVYTNIE, from the coding sequence ATGGGAAGAGCATTTGAATATAGACGCGCAGCCAAAGAGAAACGTTGGGACAAAATGTCGAAAATATTCCCTAAATTGGCGAAATCCATTACAATAGCAGCGAAAGAGGGCGGACCAGACCCCGACCTAAACGCAAAACTAAGAACGGCAATCTTGAACGCCAAAGCTCAAAATATGCCCAAAGATAATATCGATGCAGCTATAAAACGAGCCGCGGGCAAAGATTGCGAGGACTACAGCGAAGTTCTGTACGAAGGGAAAGGTCCTCATGGAGTTATGGTCGTGGTGGAATGTGCTACTGATAACCCAACGAGAACCGTTGCCAACGTAAAATCGTACTTCAATAAAGCCGGTGGTAGCTTAGTGCCAACAGGCTCATTCGAGTTTATGTTTACGCGTAAAGCAGTTTTTGAAATCACAAAGACAGATGACATTGATATTGAGGCGATTGAGCTAGAGTTGATAGATGCAGGATTAAGTGAACTTGAAGAACACGAAGATACAATATATCTATATGCCGATTACGTAAATTTTGGAACAATGTCCAAAGCTCTGGAAGATCTGAATATAGAGCCTGAAAAATCGTCATTGCAACGAATACCAAACACAACGGTTGAGTTTACCGAAGAGCAGTTAGTCGATATAGAAAAAATGCTCGACAAAATTGAAGATGATGATGATATTCAAGCTGTTTATACAAATATTGAATAG
- a CDS encoding SpoIID/LytB domain-containing protein — protein MTLNYLLKSRYLFNINYRFLIFFTIAISLFSSVTGQNIRVGLYRDFEIRTVIFKVLEGSYTLTTQDSLKVEMETSDILFITSVGDRISLWNTEKHLGVHSKIQITSKNPQYKMMLDPVYPTLPARKYYGDFAIWTDSTSRMTLVNIVSFREYLAGVVEAESGVRSKPEYYKAQAIICRTYALNHIDRHQAEGFHMCDEVHCQVYKGFGTEHGPILKAVDDTKGLVIVDNQGMLITAAFHSNSGGQTANSEDVWSTTVPYLRSKPDIYYDKQRNSNWEKSVPIDEWVGFLKTMNIQASENTDYRFSQPKRQRFALIENQPVLLSDIRNAFKLKSTFFSFENNGNKIVFKGKGYGHGVGLSQESAMEMARKGKTYSSIIEYFYTDVKIIDLYETTYLMSLLPE, from the coding sequence ATGACCTTAAATTACTTATTAAAAAGCAGATATCTTTTTAATATTAACTATAGATTTTTAATATTTTTTACCATTGCCATCTCGCTGTTTTCAAGTGTTACAGGTCAAAATATTAGAGTTGGGTTATATCGTGATTTTGAAATTAGAACTGTAATTTTTAAAGTATTAGAAGGTTCTTATACTCTTACAACCCAAGACTCGCTTAAAGTAGAGATGGAAACGTCAGACATTCTATTCATAACGTCAGTCGGAGATCGTATAAGCCTGTGGAATACTGAGAAACATTTGGGAGTACATTCAAAAATACAAATAACCTCAAAAAATCCACAGTACAAAATGATGCTTGACCCTGTTTATCCAACTCTTCCCGCACGAAAATATTATGGCGATTTTGCTATATGGACAGACAGCACCTCACGCATGACGTTAGTTAATATTGTTTCTTTTCGAGAGTATTTGGCAGGAGTTGTAGAAGCTGAGTCGGGAGTTAGGTCAAAGCCTGAATATTACAAGGCTCAGGCAATTATTTGTAGGACCTATGCGCTTAATCATATCGACAGACACCAAGCAGAAGGCTTTCATATGTGTGATGAGGTTCATTGCCAAGTTTACAAAGGATTTGGAACAGAACACGGTCCAATTTTGAAAGCAGTTGACGACACTAAAGGATTAGTAATTGTTGATAATCAAGGTATGTTAATAACAGCTGCGTTTCACTCAAACAGTGGAGGGCAAACCGCCAACAGCGAAGATGTTTGGAGTACAACAGTGCCATATTTGAGAAGCAAGCCCGATATCTATTACGACAAACAGAGAAATAGCAATTGGGAAAAATCGGTTCCCATCGACGAATGGGTCGGATTTCTTAAAACAATGAATATTCAAGCATCAGAAAATACTGACTACAGATTTTCGCAACCAAAACGCCAACGATTTGCACTAATTGAAAATCAACCAGTTTTACTTAGCGATATAAGAAACGCTTTTAAACTTAAATCAACTTTTTTCTCTTTTGAAAACAACGGCAATAAAATAGTATTTAAGGGGAAAGGATACGGTCATGGTGTTGGACTTTCGCAAGAGAGTGCTATGGAAATGGCGCGCAAAGGGAAAACCTACAGCTCAATAATAGAATATTTTTATACCGATGTCAAGATAATAGATTTATACGAAACCACTTATTTGATGTCGCTACTACCAGAATAG
- a CDS encoding CDP-glycerol--glycerophosphate glycerophosphotransferase, protein MKFLLLIESILQKLLPKKWRLALSKLRIKVYWFISWCGKPYFYYRQAKYKKIVAKTGKKERLKVAFFAFQDSIWKYDSLYRNLENHPKFDPIVVVIPYVTYGDEAMLAEMNKTAEAFVNKGYKVVKSYNEETKQFISVKKEIDPNIIFFTTPFRLTSPKFQISNYLDRLTAYVPYGIMAVKMEEDQYNQMFHNLAWRCYYETSIHKDMAKNVSHIKAKNVVVTGYPLADKYLDTSYKPKEVWKNADPSVKRIIWAPHHTLEANATLSSYSNFLTYSEYFFKLIEKLNHKIQIAFKPHPILKLKLYNHTEWGKERTDQYYLRWATMQNCQLEEGDYDDLFLTSDALIHDSISFISEYCFTGKPALFTVSDKKIADRFNVFGTKAFQLSYMAYSESDICQFIENVVLNGNDSRKNERQTFVNDILKPPHNQTAVSNIINDLVENIWQKEQ, encoded by the coding sequence ATGAAGTTTTTACTATTAATAGAGTCGATATTGCAAAAGCTACTACCCAAAAAGTGGAGACTTGCATTATCGAAACTAAGGATAAAAGTTTATTGGTTTATAAGTTGGTGTGGAAAACCATATTTCTATTATCGGCAAGCCAAATACAAAAAGATTGTCGCAAAAACAGGTAAAAAAGAGAGACTTAAGGTTGCTTTTTTCGCTTTTCAAGACTCTATTTGGAAGTATGATTCGCTCTACAGAAACTTAGAAAATCACCCAAAATTCGACCCAATAGTAGTGGTAATCCCTTACGTCACGTACGGAGATGAAGCTATGCTGGCAGAGATGAATAAAACAGCTGAAGCTTTTGTAAATAAGGGATATAAAGTAGTTAAATCATATAACGAAGAGACAAAACAATTTATTTCGGTAAAAAAGGAGATAGACCCTAACATAATATTTTTCACCACCCCATTTCGTTTAACATCGCCTAAGTTTCAAATATCCAACTATTTAGACCGACTAACAGCATACGTTCCGTATGGTATTATGGCTGTAAAAATGGAGGAGGATCAATATAACCAAATGTTTCACAATCTAGCGTGGCGTTGCTATTACGAAACGTCCATTCACAAAGATATGGCTAAAAACGTATCTCACATAAAGGCAAAAAATGTAGTTGTAACAGGGTATCCGTTGGCTGATAAATATTTAGATACATCTTACAAACCAAAAGAGGTTTGGAAAAATGCAGATCCTTCAGTAAAACGAATAATATGGGCGCCACATCACACATTGGAAGCAAACGCGACCCTTAGTAGTTATTCAAATTTTTTAACATATAGCGAGTACTTTTTTAAACTAATAGAAAAATTAAATCACAAAATTCAAATAGCATTTAAACCGCACCCAATACTAAAACTCAAGCTATATAATCACACTGAATGGGGGAAAGAGCGAACCGACCAATACTATTTACGTTGGGCAACAATGCAGAATTGTCAACTGGAAGAAGGTGACTATGACGATCTGTTCTTAACATCAGATGCTTTGATACACGATAGTATCTCGTTTATATCGGAGTACTGTTTTACAGGAAAGCCGGCACTTTTTACTGTAAGCGATAAGAAAATAGCTGATAGGTTCAATGTTTTTGGAACTAAAGCATTCCAATTGTCGTATATGGCTTATAGTGAGTCAGATATATGTCAATTTATTGAAAATGTAGTTTTAAATGGCAATGACAGTCGAAAAAATGAAAGACAAACATTTGTAAATGATATATTAAAACCACCGCATAATCAAACCGCTGTAAGTAATATTATTAACGATTTAGTCGAAAATATTTGGCAAAAAGAGCAGTAG
- a CDS encoding HAD-IB family phosphatase, producing the protein MKFVFDLDGTITSQETLPLIASHFKIEAEISELTRETIQGNIPFVESFIRRVHILGDLPVDQIDRLLGEVELYPNLLKFIKENINSCVIATGNLDCWVKTLVEKVGCEAFTSTAKVKNNKVEKIEKILKKEDVVKHYQKMGETVVFVGDGNNDVEAMRIADISIAVGTTHHPANSILPFTDYLIFNEKSLCLQLNQLL; encoded by the coding sequence ATGAAGTTCGTTTTCGATTTAGACGGTACTATAACATCACAGGAAACACTTCCGCTAATAGCCTCGCATTTTAAAATTGAAGCTGAGATTTCGGAGCTGACGCGTGAAACTATTCAAGGAAATATCCCATTTGTAGAAAGCTTTATTCGTAGAGTTCATATTCTGGGTGATTTACCTGTAGATCAAATAGATAGATTGTTAGGAGAAGTTGAACTATATCCAAATCTTCTTAAATTTATAAAAGAGAATATTAACAGTTGTGTTATTGCAACCGGAAACCTTGACTGTTGGGTAAAAACATTAGTAGAAAAGGTTGGATGTGAGGCATTTACATCAACGGCAAAAGTAAAAAACAATAAAGTAGAAAAAATTGAAAAAATCTTAAAAAAGGAAGATGTTGTAAAACATTATCAAAAAATGGGAGAGACAGTTGTGTTTGTTGGCGACGGGAACAACGATGTTGAGGCAATGCGTATTGCCGATATTTCTATAGCAGTTGGCACAACGCATCATCCGGCTAACAGCATACTTCCATTTACTGATTATCTGATATTTAACGAAAAATCGCTATGTCTGCAGCTAAATCAATTATTATAA
- a CDS encoding transketolase gives MSNIKRLEDIATQVRRDIIRMVHGAKSGHPGGSLGCADFVTALYFEIMDHNPKKFDMNGKNQDLFFLSIGHTSPLFYSVLARSGYFDVKELATFRKLNTRLQGHPTTHDNLPGVRIASGSLGQGLSVACGAALSKKLNGDKKLVYALLGDGEIQEGQIWEAAMFASARKIDNLIATVDYNGKQIDGPVKDVLDLGNLRAKWEAFGWTVVEMNGNNMADVVKNINHAKTLTGKGKPVCIIMKTEMGCGVDFMMGTHKWHGVAPNDEQTQKALAQLPETLGDY, from the coding sequence ATGAGCAATATAAAAAGATTAGAAGATATAGCAACTCAAGTACGTCGCGATATTATTAGAATGGTACATGGAGCAAAATCAGGGCACCCTGGAGGCTCTTTGGGTTGTGCCGATTTTGTGACAGCCCTCTATTTCGAAATTATGGATCACAATCCAAAAAAATTCGATATGAACGGAAAGAACCAAGACCTCTTCTTTCTCTCAATCGGACACACTTCACCCTTGTTTTACAGTGTGTTGGCACGTTCGGGCTATTTTGATGTAAAAGAACTGGCAACATTCCGTAAATTAAATACAAGGCTTCAGGGTCACCCAACTACACATGACAACCTGCCGGGAGTGAGAATAGCGTCAGGATCATTAGGACAGGGGCTTTCTGTAGCATGTGGAGCAGCACTATCCAAAAAACTTAACGGGGATAAAAAGTTGGTTTACGCGCTACTCGGCGATGGCGAGATACAAGAGGGGCAGATTTGGGAAGCTGCTATGTTCGCTTCTGCAAGAAAAATTGACAATCTAATCGCAACCGTTGATTATAACGGCAAGCAGATTGACGGACCAGTTAAAGATGTTCTCGATTTAGGAAATCTACGAGCCAAGTGGGAAGCATTCGGCTGGACAGTTGTAGAAATGAATGGCAACAATATGGCTGATGTTGTTAAAAACATTAATCACGCTAAAACGTTGACAGGCAAAGGGAAACCCGTCTGTATTATTATGAAAACCGAAATGGGTTGCGGAGTAGATTTTATGATGGGAACTCACAAATGGCACGGAGTAGCGCCAAATGACGAACAAACCCAAAAAGCTCTTGCACAACTACCAGAAACGTTAGGCGATTATTAA
- a CDS encoding NTP transferase domain-containing protein, with protein MSAAKSIIISCAGVGSRLGLGQTKALVKINDRTIISWQLELFKDIEDVRIVIGYQAKEVVKEVLKHRKDVIFVYNHEYYSTKTGASFYLGCRHGNEYAIEWDGDLLVHPDDVKKLLQEPGEFIGYSEITSDEAVYVQTDKQGNVLAFSWESGQYEWTGPACIKRDKVVFTKGNVFEQIEPHLPIKGVKIRAYDIDTYDDYKRVSEFVKSW; from the coding sequence ATGTCTGCAGCTAAATCAATTATTATAAGTTGTGCCGGAGTAGGCTCACGCTTAGGACTTGGACAAACAAAAGCTTTGGTAAAAATCAATGACCGAACAATTATTTCTTGGCAACTTGAACTATTTAAAGATATTGAGGATGTAAGAATTGTGATAGGTTATCAGGCAAAAGAGGTTGTAAAAGAGGTACTTAAGCATCGCAAAGATGTGATTTTTGTGTACAACCACGAGTATTACAGTACTAAAACCGGGGCAAGTTTTTATTTGGGTTGTCGTCACGGAAATGAGTATGCAATAGAGTGGGACGGTGACCTATTGGTTCATCCCGACGATGTTAAAAAGCTACTACAGGAGCCCGGCGAATTTATTGGTTACTCCGAAATTACGTCAGATGAAGCCGTTTATGTTCAAACTGACAAACAGGGTAATGTTTTAGCATTCTCTTGGGAATCTGGACAATATGAGTGGACAGGACCAGCATGCATAAAACGCGACAAGGTAGTTTTTACAAAAGGTAATGTCTTTGAACAAATTGAACCTCATTTGCCAATTAAAGGCGTAAAAATAAGAGCATACGATATTGATACTTACGATGATTATAAACGTGTATCCGAATTTGTAAAATCTTGGTAG
- the lpxB gene encoding lipid-A-disaccharide synthase produces the protein MRYYIIAGEASGDLHAANLIHSLKKVDKEAQIRGMGGDKMVAEGADIWNNYKNTAYMGYVNVIMNLRSILNLMEQCKQDIQQWNPDVVILVDYPGFNLKIAEFAHNAGIKVYYYIAPKIWAWKGYRIKEIKKYVHKLYSILPFEVDFYKKHNYPINYVGNPVLDNIARTLDRNQQRNDFITKHKLSGKPIIAVLPGSRKQEIKSLLPTMCAIAGQYPNYEFVISGAPGIETEYYNKFTKLQKHKVVFNDTYQLVYHSEAALVASGTATLETALIGTPQVVCYKIGGGIFTYAIGKIVFRKIGFVSLVNLILGKLCVTELLQHQFNKRRLNSDLQKIVKGGENRQNMLAQYKQLREIMGEPGASDRAAQNIVGSLTQKQ, from the coding sequence ATGAGATATTACATTATAGCCGGCGAGGCATCAGGCGATTTACACGCAGCCAATTTAATCCACTCTTTAAAAAAAGTTGATAAAGAGGCTCAAATACGTGGAATGGGAGGCGATAAGATGGTAGCAGAAGGTGCCGATATCTGGAATAATTATAAGAACACAGCTTATATGGGTTATGTGAATGTAATAATGAACCTCAGAAGCATTCTTAACCTAATGGAACAGTGCAAACAAGATATTCAGCAGTGGAACCCCGATGTAGTTATTTTGGTCGATTATCCCGGATTTAATCTCAAAATTGCAGAGTTCGCTCATAACGCAGGAATTAAAGTTTACTACTATATTGCTCCCAAAATTTGGGCTTGGAAAGGGTATAGAATCAAGGAAATAAAGAAATATGTACACAAACTTTACTCTATATTGCCTTTTGAAGTTGATTTTTATAAAAAACACAATTATCCTATAAACTATGTTGGAAATCCTGTGTTAGACAACATCGCACGTACTTTAGACAGAAACCAACAACGCAACGATTTTATCACCAAACATAAGTTAAGCGGAAAACCAATAATTGCAGTATTGCCAGGAAGTCGCAAGCAAGAGATAAAATCTTTATTGCCAACCATGTGCGCCATAGCCGGGCAATATCCAAATTATGAGTTTGTTATTTCGGGCGCACCTGGGATTGAAACAGAATATTATAACAAATTCACAAAACTACAGAAACATAAAGTTGTTTTTAATGATACTTATCAACTTGTATATCATTCTGAAGCAGCGTTAGTGGCAAGTGGAACAGCAACATTAGAGACTGCTTTGATTGGAACACCGCAGGTCGTATGTTATAAAATTGGCGGAGGCATATTTACTTACGCTATCGGCAAAATAGTTTTTCGAAAAATCGGCTTTGTTTCGTTAGTCAATTTAATATTAGGAAAACTTTGCGTAACAGAACTTCTACAACATCAATTCAACAAACGAAGATTAAACAGTGACTTACAAAAAATAGTTAAGGGAGGAGAAAATCGCCAAAACATGTTGGCGCAGTACAAACAGCTGAGAGAGATAATGGGAGAACCCGGTGCATCAGACCGGGCAGCCCAAAATATTGTCGGATCATTGACCCAAAAACAATAA